In Antedon mediterranea chromosome 10, ecAntMedi1.1, whole genome shotgun sequence, one genomic interval encodes:
- the LOC140060970 gene encoding uncharacterized protein, producing the protein MYIHHSFARTVNFQAITRLAQLKGTSGDNTHNNHVSHVIYYQNSQNQRHICEHQTTKEVIYHNVSKAVSMLEKSLEDSHVSQTIQTFAEKVVYNQLKKSKEMLIATNGRPAKIAMIPNTKVSSDKASSRTVSRRANSISSIIKSVGNSEAGDFHQKVYSAKHMSQAVLKTANIASTSSIDTDKALAMVSDCHLAWNQLRKLRRYVEKGTIPSEKRMRQRQNDLIGDYFESTMEMLCFRSETSPDGIELRSTPTVKLKNIKKVVFSYLDEHSRLNNLSPNNNEIWIKFGGDKGGGSTKYEVQICSLAKPNSINNIIVVLIFDAPDMMFNINRTLPEVAHQVVALNGEKWRNYTLRVFCFGDYEYLTKLYGLNGPNARYCCLFCEKPKAEMQLKAPPAKQRSLASIRANYRMFMEDGGIESRSKDVSMSVVNNPLVSIEVDHVSVPSLHLSLGIFKKLFDMLETEAHSIDCLIYSLRKNGELDDTSESKFDKIIQHQIQTQIDIKEKIEEKKLKLTEMEDAMPLIYLKGSVDGSIITNVGKIVKLREEIESLTKCMENGLPFGTGPIVTSLERVLQKNRIQRQAYHGKSFIGNHVHKCCQVN; encoded by the exons ATGTACATCCACCATTCATTTGCAAGAACTGTCAATTTTCAAGCTATAACAAGGTTAGCACAACTCAAAGGTACATCTGGAGACAACACACACAACAATCATGTTTcacatgttatttattatcagAACAGTCAAAACCAG AGACATATTTGTGAACACCAGACAACTAAAGAAGTGATTTATCATAATGTTTCAAAAGCTGTATCAATGTTAGAGAAATCACTAGAAGATAGTCATGTCTCCCAAACAATACAAACGTTTGCAGAAAAAGTTGTTTACAATCAACTAAAGAAAAGTAAGGAAATGCTGATTGCAACAAATGGTCGG CCAGCAAAGATTGCTATGATACCAAACACCAAAGTCTCAAGCGATAAGGCCAGTTCTCGAACTGTTTCAAGACGAGCAAATAGCATCAGCAGCATCATAAAATCAGTTGGCAATAGTGAGGCTGGTGATTTCCATCAAAAAGTGTACTCAGCCAAACATATGAGTCAAGCGGTCTTAAAAACAGCCAACATAGCATCAACTTCGTCTATAGATACAGATAAGGCTCTGGCAATGGTGTCAGACTGCCATCTGGCATGGAACCAGCTACGAAAGCTAAGaag ATATGTGGAGAAGGGGACAATACCATCAGAGAAAAGGATGCGGCAGCGGCAAAATGATCTCATTGGGGATTATTTTGAATCCACAATGGAAATGCTATGTTTTAGGTCTGAGACGTCCCCAGACGGGATAGAATTAAGATCAACGCCTACTGTCAAActgaaaaacattaaaaaagttgtattttcatatcTTGATGAACACTCAAG ACTGAACAACCTATCTCCCAATAATAACGAGATTTGGATAAAGTTTGGCGGGGATAAGGGAGGTGGAAGTACCAAATATGAGGTACAGATATGTAGCCTCGCCAAACCAAATTCAATTAACAACATCATCGTCGTACTAATATTTGATGCCCCTGACATGATGTTTAATATTAACCGGACTCTTCCGGAAGTGGCCCACCAAGTTGTTGCTTTGAACGGGGAAAAATGGCG CAATTACACACTGAGAGTTTTCTGTTTTGGGGACTATGAATATCTAACAAAACTCTATGGATTAAATGGACCAAATG CTCGATACTGCTGTCTCTTTTGTGAAAAACCAAAAGCAGAAATGCAATTAAAGGCACCACCCGCCAAACAGCGATCATTGGCTTCAATCAGAGCCAACTATAGAATGTTTATGGAAGATGGCGGAATTGAAAGCCGATCTAAGGATGTTTCCATGAGCGTTGTTAATAATCCCTTAGTATCAATTGAGGTAGATCAT GTGTCTGTTCCTAGCCTGCACTTGTCATTGGGCATATTCAAGAAGCTCTTTGATATGCTTGAGACGGAGGCGCACAGCATAGATTGCCTCATATATTCCCTAAGGAAAAATGGAGAACTTGATGACACTTCTGAATCaaagtttgataaaataattcaaCATCAGATCCAAACACAAATTGATATCAAAGAAAAGATTgaagaaaagaaattaaagtTGACTGAGATGGAGGATGCAATGCCATTAATCTATCTTAAAGGAAGTGTTGATGGTAGCATCATTACCAATGTGGGAAAGATAGTCAAATTGAGAGAAGAGATTGAGTCACTG acaaaATGCATGGAAAATGGGCTTCCATTTGGAACGGGTCCAATTGTCACATCACTGGAGCGTGTGCTACAAAAAAATCGCATCCAACGGCAAGCCTATCATGGTAAATCATTTATTGGTAACCATGTTCATAAATGTTGTCAGGTAAATTAA